In Vagococcus luciliae, one genomic interval encodes:
- the folK gene encoding 2-amino-4-hydroxy-6-hydroxymethyldihydropteridine diphosphokinase, producing METYLALGSNMGDSLHYLKQAVEQLNQHSEISVLSKSDIYETDPYGDVPQDDYLNTVIKIETTLSPHELLKTVNDIEAKLDRERLIRWGPRTIDIDIVLMGDLEIETPDLIIPHKELTKRSFVLIPLKDIYTKEMLKGKTLEEWIELSGNADKVRQTNESWD from the coding sequence ATGGAAACCTATTTGGCACTTGGAAGTAATATGGGGGATTCACTTCATTATCTAAAACAAGCAGTGGAACAGTTGAATCAACATAGTGAGATTAGTGTTTTAAGTAAGTCAGACATATATGAAACAGATCCATATGGTGATGTACCACAGGATGATTATTTAAATACTGTCATAAAAATTGAAACAACATTGTCTCCACATGAGTTATTAAAAACGGTGAATGACATCGAAGCAAAATTAGATAGAGAGCGATTGATTCGTTGGGGACCAAGGACGATAGATATTGACATTGTGTTAATGGGCGATTTAGAAATTGAAACACCTGATTTAATTATTCCACACAAAGAATTGACGAAACGTTCTTTTGTATTGATTCCTTTAAAAGATATTTATACTAAAGAGATGCTTAAAGGAAAGACACTTGAAGAGTGGATTGAATTATCGGGAAATGCTGATAAGGTCAGACAGACAAATGAAAGTTGGG
- the folB gene encoding dihydroneopterin aldolase, with amino-acid sequence MGKVRINNMLVYTYNGVMGEEKVLGQKLELDIELTLPLEKAGKTDDLHQTISYADVYTDVKTALESKSFDLIEAVTYHVLDILGEKYGDMLEHAIVRTRKYHVPIAGFFDNVEIEMERDY; translated from the coding sequence ATGGGAAAAGTTAGAATTAATAACATGCTAGTTTATACGTATAACGGTGTAATGGGAGAAGAAAAAGTACTAGGACAAAAACTAGAATTAGATATAGAGTTGACGTTACCGCTAGAAAAAGCAGGTAAAACAGATGATTTACATCAAACTATTAGCTATGCTGATGTGTATACAGATGTCAAAACAGCGTTGGAATCTAAATCATTTGATTTGATAGAAGCTGTTACTTACCATGTGCTAGATATATTAGGTGAAAAATATGGTGATATGCTTGAGCATGCTATAGTTAGAACGAGAAAATATCATGTCCCAATTGCCGGTTTTTTTGATAATGTCGAAATAGAAATGGAAAGAGATTATTAA